GCTCTGCAAGTGGGGTCTGAAGGGTGCTGGGGTGAGAAGCATGCCTGGTCTCTGAGTGCCCACTGATGGCTGCTGAAGCCAAGGGTGCATTAAGGCATAACCAGGAGCCAAGTCTTCTGATACTGCTCTTTGCTTTGTCCTGGGAGATCGACACTCCTTGAATTTTGGTGCTGCATTTGGTTTTCTTCACTGTCTGGGTTCAGGGAGAGGTTGCCCTGCTTAGGGACTGTCCTAGGCCTTTGATAAGTCTGTGGCAGCGTTAGGCCTGGGACGTCTCCTGatctttgtctttttcctccaggaaagTTTATCATGACAGCTTCCAGTGACACTACCATCCTGATATGGAGCCCGAAGGGTGAAGTCCTGGCCAGCATTAACACTAACCAGATGAACAACACCTACGCCATGGTGTCGCCCTGCGGGAGGTGAGAGGCATGAGGTATTCcaggctgcttctgctgcagagtGGGAAGCCACAGGAGCCAACAGGAACCTTGCTCCTTCCCAGAGGACATCATCAGTTCAGACCATCAGCAGTTAACtgttattttaatgcaattttctgagggttccacattttaaaaagggattcTGGCCCCCGAGAGCAGCCCCTCCAGGAGCGCTGACTCTCACCTGTGTAGTCTCAGACACTTGGTGGGTTGCCATTGTGCCTCAGCACTGCTGTTCCTATTAACCGTCTCCTGAAGAGCTGAGGAGAACAGTGTTGGCCTCAGCAGAGGTGGGACAACACAAGCGGTGtatgaaaagcaaacagcatttctaACTTGTTTGTTACCTTTTAAAGgttaattataaaattaaaatctttgttaCTGGGTTTATCAGGAAAATCTTGTTCCCCACTCTGTCTCTAACTTGTGGCTGCAGGAAGACTTGCCATGCTCCAAGCTCAGTGGGTTTGGGGATCAAAAGCATTTAGGTTTTTTGCTTTGGCCTACGAGTTGTTCTGGTCTTTGGTGGCCTTCCTTAGCGTTCTCTTTACCAGCCTGGCTTCAGTGAAAAGTGGAAACTTCTTCAGCTGACCAAAGCAAAGATTTGAACGTAGGAGTCTGGATGGCTTTGCCTTCACAGAGCCCTGTCTTAGGCGCCCTTCTGCCTGGGAGGGCTGCCCCTGGCCCCCGCCTTGCTAGGGCAGCCAGAGGAGAGCTCTGTAGGGCTGGCCCCGCAGCCTGGCTGGAGTAGGTGCTCTGTAACAGATGCCCTGTGTCTCTGCTTGTTTGTTCACCCAGGTTTGTGGCATCCTGTGGCTTCACCCCTGATGTGAAGGTGTGGGAGGTGTGTTTTGGCAAGAATGGAGACTTCCGGGAGGTGGCCAGGGCTTTTGAGTTGAAAGGCCACACCGCTGGCATacattccttctccttctctAATGACTCAAGGAGGTAAGTGTGTGTTACCCGCTGCCTGAAGCAGTACACTCTGGCTCACCCTCAGGCCACGTGAGCTCACCCCTTCCAGTGTATGccagcagcctgggcagggggGCTGCACCCCTGTGCAGTGTGGGGAACACTGCCATGCGTGCTCTCCAGGGAGCCCAGGGCGGCAAAACCCCGACTGGCTTGTGCCACCTGCGTGTTCCCTCTGGATTTCCTCCTGGGGGTGACTGCCATCCGTGCTTTGCAAAGAGGACGAGGACTGTATGTGTGTACAGATTCGTACTTCCGAAAAGAGCTCTCTGTCCACAAAGGATTCCTTGTTCGCAGGCGTGGCAGGGGAAGAGGTGCTGCCCGATTTCCTTGCACTCACCTGTGCTCTGTCTCCTGGCTGCAGGATGGCGACTGTTTCGAAGGATGGGACGTGGAAGTTCTGGGACACGGATGTGGAATATAAGAAGCAACAGGATCCATACCTGCTTCTGACGGGGAAGTGTGAGGTGATGGAGCCTTGTCGAATCACCCTGTCCCCTGATGCTCGTGTCGTCGCCATCTCTAGTGGCACAGACATTGTTGTGTACAACacaagaagaggagaggaggaggagcgctTTCTCGCTGTGCATGGACAGTGCATAACAGACTTGGCTTTTGACACCAACAGCCGCTACCTGGCGTCGTGTGGGGACCGGGCCATCCGTGTCTTCCACAACACTGCTGGTCATCGGGCAGTGGTGGAGGAGATGGAGACCATGCTGAAAAAAACTGGGAACAAAGCCACCCGAGAGAGGCTGGAGCAGCAGATCTCCAGTTCCCGCAACACGCTGGCTGCAATCTATGGCAAGAAGCACTAATCCTTCCCCCACTGTGGCACGTCCTGGCTCTGTACAGTCGCAGGCAGCTGTGTTCTGCCtttgggaattattttttttaataacactgaaCAACTTGTAATAAAAGAGCATGCAGACTGCGTGCCCAGGGCCTTCCTTGTGTGCTTTCTGACTGTGGCGATGGAGAGCTGGGTGCTGCGTCTGCTTGGGGAAGGTGGGGGGCAACGGAGGGGTGATGCTGTTGTGTTGTTCTCTTCCAAGGGCTTGTCCCCGCCTGCTGTCTCATCGCTATCCCGTGGGAGTGATTGCTCGGATGGGACCAGTGTGCTTTTCTGGGCTTAGAAAAGGGGGTTTtggtgtgtggtttgtttgggtttttttgcagaggAGCTGCCCCAGCTCAATCTGCGATGCTAAACGGTGGGCTTTCTGGTGCACGGAAGCAGGCAGCGCTTtaatgctgctgcctgcagggctcCTTCCACCCGGGTCGGGCAGTTCAGGTCATGTACGACCGCCATGAGCACGACGCAGACTAGAGGCCCCGGGTCGTGCTCAGTGCTGGGCGGGACTTGACCCAACGTAAGATGGCGGTGCCTGCGCCGCACCACACCACCTCCTTGCCCGCAGGAGGGCGGGGCGAGCGGCGCAGGCGCAGTACGCGCCGTCGCTctccgtctcccccccccccccccgcgtcctTCCTCCGGGCGTGGCGAGCGCGGTGACGCAGCACGcgcagggcggggggggcggggcgcgcgCATGCGCGAAGAGAGGCGGCGGGTGCTGcggagccggggctgccggggctgcggGCGCCATGTCGGGCCGCTCGGTGCGCGCCGAGACCCGCAGCCGCGCCAAGGATGACATCAAAAAAGTGATGGCGGCCATCGAGCGCGTCCGCAGATGGTGAGaggcggggctgcgggggggtggggCCTGCCCGGCGTGCAGCCAATCACCGCACCACACGGGTGCCGGTGGAGGTGCTCCGGTAGCGAGTATCCAATCAGCGTGCTGCGTCGGGTAGTGGGCGGGGATAGCGAGGCAGCAGCCAATTAGCTCGCTCCGTGTGCTCGGGGGTGCGGAGGGGACCGGAAGCGCTGGTGATCGGCGGGTGGCCCGACCAATCACGACGAGGATGGCGGGGTGAAGGGGCGGGCTGCAGCGGTGCTTTGGATTGGCGTCACCCCTGGCCAATCGGAGCCTTGCGGGCGGGGCTTGTTGCCACGGTAGCCCCGGGCCCGGCTTCTCCCGGCCTCGgctcctgggggggggcggggcggcgtTGTCGTTAACGGCTGTGTCCGCTCAGGGAGAAGAAGTGGGTGACGGTGGGCGACACTTCCCTGCGGATATTCAAGTGGGTGCCGGTGGCGGACAGCAAGGAGGTGGGTACCGCGCGGGGCCGGGCCCTTCTCCTTAGGGCCGCCCCAGGCCCGGCCTGCTCCGCGGCGGGGGTCCGGAGCCGAGCCGGGTgctgccgcccccagccccggctgaGCAGCTCGCCTCAGTCGCTCTGCAGGGGAGAGGCCTGGGgctccctgctgcttcttcccctaGCCTCTGCAGCGGGGTCGGGCCTCTGCCCAGGGGTCGTGCCTCAGTGCAGCCTGGACTGTAACGTCTCCCACTGACCTCCATCTGCTGTTGCCCTGCAGCAATGCAGCCGTGCTGGTGGATCCGTACCGTTTTTCTCCCTTGCACCTGACCTCACATGCTCTTGGATGATCCCTGCTCGCTGCTTGTGATCCTTTTTGCCTTAATCCCTGGAGGACTTGTTTTTATTTGGTGGTACTCCTAGATGGGGGTCAATTTCCCGTTTTACTCCTGATTCTGAGGCCTTCACAGCTGAAGTTTTGCCTCTCAGTTAGAAAAGTGcccaaaaaggaaaggaaaaaggccTGCATGAGCACACCCCTCTGGGcttctgggagagggaaaggggaatgGCTTCTCTGGAGCAGTTTGCGCACCTCTGCATTCTCTTGCCAGTGGTGGGCTCCTCTAAccttgtatttctgcttttccttttctcctcaagAAAGAGAAATCCAAATCAAGTAGCAGCTCTGCCCGAGAACCCAATGGCTTCCCAGCCGACACCTCTGCCAACTCCTCTCTTCTCCTGGAGTTCCAAGGTGAGTCTGGCTGAGCCCCCTTCAAGCTGGGGAAAGACTTATAGGCCTTATAGAAGCTGGGATGTTGCTGGCTTATGTATGCTGCGTGTATTGGGAAGAGCAGCGTGCGTCTTCAGTGCAGGGTTGTGCTGATCCAATTCTGGACTGTCCCTGCTGAAATTGTTCATTTTTGCTGTCAGAAAGAATCTTAATTGTCTGTTTCTGGGATCCTCCTGTAGGAAGCTTCATGGGGAACTGGAGGAGTGGGGGTTCCATTCCCACTTTGTGGTCCCTGCTGGGGAGAGGCCAGtagctgcctgcagctgagccTGCTGCTTCCAGCAGTGATTTGTATGGACCTTAGGATGAAATGGCAGAGGATCTCCTTGACCTTGCTCTTGGTCCTGGAGCACCACAGCCAGCCACAGGCAGGCCGGGCTCTGTGGTGGAGTCAAGCAAGGCTCAGGCAGCGCATGGGCTCGCTGCTGGAGCAGAGCGTATGCCTGTCCCCAGCCTCTCCACTCAGCTCTTGGTGCAGCCAAGGAAAATTGGGGACCGTGTTGGCACTTCCAGTAGATGTGGTGAGAAGGTTAGCGTTGCAGGTCTGTAGTTTGGGACCACTTTACCTGGAAAAGATGTGTGCCGGGATTGCCTCCCTGTCCAGAGGCAGGTGCTGAGTGTTGGTGCTGCTGTCAGATTGCTGCCCCGCAAACGGAAGAGGTACAAAAGCCTGGTACACAGGCAAGAGGTCTCCTACCCTTGAATGCCTGGGGCCCTCACAAGCTGCAGACATACAATTTGGCGGCACAGCGCTTTGTATTACCCCTGTGCCTTCTGCTCATTCTTTCTGAATAGCCCAGGGTCACTCTCTGTCTGCTCAGACTCATTCCCTGGGCAGAAGCACCCCCTCTCCTGTGGTGTGTATCTGATGCCAGCTGTGTCCCAGCGGGGAGTCCCATGCCTCGCAGCACTTAAGTTGATCAGTGATGGTGAATTCCCTGTACTTGGACTGCCTCTGACtgtgctcttccttctccctAAGACCCTGGCTCTCAGTGCTGCCCTCGGCTGCCTGTGCCCCTGGGTCAAGGTGCTCTTCTTCACTAGGTGCTGTTTCTGCAGATGAGAACAGCAACCAGAGCTCCCTGTCGGATGTCTACCAGCTCAAGGTGGACAGCAGCCCCAACTCCAGCCCCAGTCCCCAGCAGAGCGAGTCCATGAGTCCTGCCCACACGTCTGACTTCCGCACAGACGACTCGCAGCCACCCACCCTGGGGCAGGAGACACTGgaaggtgggtgctggggtgctgggctgggaagggaggaggtggaTGGCTGGGCCTGGGGAAGGCCCTGCCAGAGCCGTTGCTTGTTCGGTGGGTGACTGAGGCACTGCTGGAAGTGGACAGGGCAGCGGAGACTTGTCTTCTGCTGGAGGTCTCTTCTCCTGGCTCAGCACTGAGCTGGGTACCCCTGTGCTCCTGGGTGGGCAGTTTCGTTAACCCTTCTGTTCTCCCCAGagccctccctgccttcctcagaaGTTGCAGACGAGCCTCCCACTCTCACAAAGGAAGAGCCAGTGCCCCTTGAGACTCAGGTAAGGGAAGGGGCATTGAAACCATGACTAAACGCGCATGGAGCCAGCATGGCCCTTTCACCCTTGTTGCTGCCCCTTGTAGCAGAAACATCTGGAGAGATGGACTTGCTCTGCAGTCCCAAAGTGCCCTCCAGGAGCTCCCCAAACCTTCCAGCTTCCTGAGCTGTCCCCTGGTTCAGTTCAGGTGTTAAAAGTGTGAAGAAAGGATGTGGAGGTGGAGTAAAGCAGTAGTTCTAGTCAGCTCCAGGGCTGAAGTGGATTCTCACTCCTGGTGCCCTGGGGCTTCCTCACAGATGAAAGCCTGGAGTGTCCCCACAGTGTGACACAGCCTTGTCTAGGTCCATGTGGCTTGGTGGGCACACTGAGCTCCCGTCACTGCCCGTGACCTCTACCTCCGGCTCTTGCAGGTaactgaagaggaggaggactcTGGTGCGCCGCCTCTGAAGAGATTTTGTGCCGATCAGAACTCTGTGTGCCACACGGCCTCGGAGAGCTAGCCTGCCCGTCCCCGGGGAGAGCGCCTTCGCCAGCCCCTTGCAGAGCCGCCCACCCTCCCCTGGGGGATGGGGTGCTTCCCTCCAGCCCGCCCCTTCCCCAGGGACGGGTGCTCCCACCACTTGCCATccagctgccctgccctgccctgctctccgGGGCAGGAGcctcccgccagccccggccgaGGCAGGCTGTGCTCCCCCGGGGCGGATGGGGCTGCCACCAGAACCTGCAAATTTTGCCTCTATTTATtggctccctctctgcctgctgaCCTGTTCTGTAGCATGGGGGTCTCCAGCGGGCAGGCAGGCCGTCTGCCTGCGTGGGGGGAGTTGTCTGCGGGACTCCTTGCTCTCCCTGGCCCCCGGGGCACTGGCAGGGGCCGTTTGCCTGCTTCGAGCCCGCCTGACCGCCCTCCCGGGAGAGCCGCCTTCCACCTGCGAAGGGATCTGTCAGCTCCCTCCCTTGAGAGCGCCggcaggaggtgggagggggggagaggCCGAGTCCTGCCCAGCCGCGGCAGGGATCCGCTGGGACGCTGTGCAATAAGCTGCTAGTTCAAGCCATTGGTGTTGGGAGAGCCGGGAGCGCCCCCCCCCGTGGAGGGTAGGTGCTGCCGGCCTGCCCCTGCTCTGCCGCCGGGTGCTGGCGAAGCCCCCGCGGGGCAGACCCCCATCCCGGCAGGGTCTGCAGCCTGCTCCCctcgcggcggccccggccccccgaGAGCCGGGGGAACCCCTGCGCCCGGCCGAGgtacccccccccacccccgtcaCCGGGACGGGGAAGGATGCGGCAGGAtgccggctccccccgccccccacacctccttccccctcccaggcagccacccccccccccccctccgccccgtgCTCCTGCCGCCAGCCCCCGGCCTCCCCCATCGCCACTGCATGTCCCGCCGAGTCTGTGATCGAGCCTGGCGAAGCCGAAGGTGCGGCCGCGCGCGGAAGTGGAAAGTTATTTTAGCACtgaatagaatatttttaaaattaaaactatttgaaaTACAGCGCCCGGTGTctgcggggcggggccgggccgctgGCGGGAGGTTAGCAGCGGGAAGATCCGCGCGGCGCCGGGACTCGCCAttccccgctcccccggccccgcgcccgcgtCCCCCCTGGGAAGGCAGGCCCGGGCCCGTTCTCCACAGCCCCTCACTGCCCCGCCCGTCCCGGGCCCGCCGTCCCCTCGGCCGGTGCCCAGCGCTGTCCGGGAACGGGCGGGGGGAGGCGGAGCGCGGCACCGAGCCCCGGGCCCAGCCgagccggcggcagcgggcggcggggccgctgcCGGGGCCGGTTGCCGGCGGCGGGACCAGCCCGGCGCGGGCAGAGGAGGGTGGGACAGCCCCGCCGCCATTTGCGACGGCCCTGTCGAGCGGGGcaccccccggcccggccgcgcagTTCCCGGGCGGGCGCCTGCTCCACTCTGCAGccctgcggggcggggggggtggggcggGCAGCCGgtccccgcccgccccggagGGCTCCTCGGCTCTGCCGGCCCCCTCGGGCGGGGGGGACCCAGGGCGGCGTCGTCCCCGCGATGGGGGGTCGGTCGGAACTGCTCCCGTAAACGGCCCGCGGCTGCCTGCCCGAGATATCTGGGGTATGGCTTGTACGTAGCTTCAGGGTAACTGTTGGAGCCCGATATGCAAAAGAGCCCAATAAATTAGCTTACTTAACATGACGTCTGTAGGTGTCTTTGCAATAGCCTGTCTTTGATTTGCTTGTGTGTTGCaagtaatgatttttattttccagtttattAAATCTAGCGTGTAAGCCTAAGCCAAAGGCGTATGGTTTCCTTTGTCACACTGCCGTGTATAATCAATCGTGAggtgtttttaataatttatcaTTTCAGGAGCAGGATGGCCAGACAAGAAGGGCAGCTGCTGATTAACTTGAAAAGGAACTATCCCGATGTGGTGGTAGATATTGGGAAAATAGTTTTAGGAGAGAGATCCAGAAAGAAGACCTCTCACAATCAGAAAAGGCAATGAAAGGAGCTTTCTATAGCAGTGTGCGCATTGCTGAATTCAGGAGGAGGAGTAGTGAGGATGGAGAGCGAAGACAAGAACTACTGCTTTCAGGAGCACGGCATTGGTCTGGACATTGAGCAGAGCCTCAGGGGGTGCATGGGCAGCACCGAGACCAGCGAATACTTCACGTGGATGCAGCAGCAGAGtcacttgctgctttttgttaAAACATGGAACTGTGGAGGTCCAGAGCAGAGAAGTGCAGCCACAAAGTCGTGTATCTGTAGCCTGAGCACTGGTTTGTCCCATAGGTCTTTCACTTTGGTTGTCCCTATGACTTAAAGCGACACTGCTGGAtttctgaggaggaaggaaagctgTGCCAAGTGCCATGATGAGAATGGGCCAAGCACTGAGAAAGCTCTGCTGAATTTTGATGGGGAAGCAAAGGAGACCCCTCTGAACACCGAGAAGCGCAACATCCAAGATGCCACTGCCAGGTTTTTAAAGAGAGACAAACTGATTGTTGGGGAGGTCCTGGATTTCACAGAGACAACACACATTGAATTTAAGAACTTCTCTACAGAGAATATCTTGGAATACATCAGAAAAACCCTTCCAAATTGTGTCTCTGCCTTTGCAAACACTCagggtggttgggttttttttggagtgGATGACAGCAGTAAAGTCATTGGAAGCCATGGCAAAGTGGGGAAAGAAGCTTCAGAAAAAACAGTAGCTGATACCATGGGCTTAATGCCATCCATCACTTCTCCGGCTCTCAGGCTGGCATGCATTTTAAGACTTACGTCCTGAGCGTTTATGACAAAGCAGAAGGCTTGCAGGGCTATGTATGTGCTGTGCGAGTTGAAccattttgctgtgctgttttctaTGATAACCCTGAATCCTGGATGGTGACAGGTGACATGATTGAAACACTGAGTGTCAGGAAATGGACGGAGCTAGTGACAGCTGCAGACCCAGGTAAATATCTGCATTTACCTTAGCACCAACTTAATTTCTGCCTTGGTTTGTAAGCTTTGAGGAGGAAAGACCAACTTCTTTTGCCCTGTGTTCTCACCAAACCTAGAAAGGGCCTTTGGCTCATGGCACAGTCACAGGTACTGGGGTATGGTATGGTACGTACTGACGGTATGGTAACTGGCCTCCAACGGCAAACCGTTCTGTGAATCATTACTCTCTGAACTGGTTCAGGAGGACTTTTTGAAGCACTCCCAACTAGAATAAGCCTTCCAAGGGATCCCATATGCCCCTAAATGAAGTGGAAACATTCAAAATCGCCCAGGAGCTTCTATTACTCTTAATGAGAATTGCAGAAAACTTTTGAAGCTGGCTTTGTCTGTTAAGATGCTTAGGAGGGAGTGGTGGCCTGGTGGAAATCTGGCCCCTTTAAGTGCCTAAAAGgggtttattttgaaaaataaaaaaggcctTACTGGTACTGATCCCCATGGAGTGAAATCTGCAGCGCTTGATGCACTAGCAACGTTTAACCTCCATGCCCTGGTTTCATCTGCGTAGATCCAGCATCCTGGCACAAGTTGTATGCCAGCACTAAAGTAAAATAATCATTTTAGCTGTAATGGTGGTGTCAAACTGACCTGcaacttttcctctccttccccttatCAAGTACTAATAACATCTGTAATGAAGTCAGCCACACTAGGGTAGCTACTAAAACCTGGTCAGTCGTCTCTTCAGAGATCAGCCTGAGGTTGAGGAAAATCCTTTCAAATCTGCAGCTCAGCAAGCAATGCTCAGTATTCATCAGGCTGCTAACCACTTCCCCTTTCTGAGGCTCACACACATTTCAGATATCTACTGAAATGTCACTTTGCACACCTGGTGTGGCTCCGTCATTGTTAAAGGCTGTTTTAAAGGAGCAGGGGTGCAAGGCTTTGCTTGTTTTAAGGCACGTTGTCCCGCTTCATTGTGAAATCCTTCCCCTAAAAAAGCTATGTCCTGCATTTTGTTCCATCACCCCACAAGACATGTCCGAGAGAGTCCTAGAGAGTTTATTCTCACCACAGATTTGAATAAGAGTTTTTCACTCTTAAGGTGAAACTAACCCTCCTTTCCTACAGGTTCCCTGTAACACAGATTTCCCTCCAGTGTGTACCCATGGCAGTGACCGCATGAGCAAGGCATATACTAGTCGAAGGGGACCTCCTGGACCAGCGGAACCCCGGCATGCCTGGTGGCTCTGGCCTTGTGTGAAACCTCTCCTGTGGCCCTGGTCTGCACTTAGAGCTGGAATGTCTGGTCTCTTCAAAGGACACAGTCACACAAAAGACAGAGAGGCTGATGTTGATAGCAGGGGAACAACAGCAAGGGCTTTTGGAGATGTGCATCTACTGAAGTGACTCGTGGTACACGTAGGTGGTTCCTGTAGCATGCTGGTGTGCTGAATTGGCATGTCAGGTGTCTTTCACCTGTGCACCGGGGTCCCAACAAACTCATCCCACATGGGGTCTAGATCTAGCCTTTGAACTGTAAAGCCATCTATGCTGTGAGCCCTCCCTCTTCTATAGCAAATCAAGATCCTGTTGGTTTGACAGAATACTGCCATTCTTAACTACGTAGGTAGCATTTTCTTGAGTAGGATTGAAAGGGGAGGTTTTAAATTGATCATTTTACTTACTTTTTAGTGCTGGGTTTTAAAAGTTCATATGGAAGGATTTTGATGGGTATAACATACTTCTTTCTTCTCCTAAGATCTTTCAGATCTGGCTGATAGATTTGAGAATGAGCTCAGCTTGGCAAATGGTCCTCCTCTTATCAAGCCAGTTTATTCAAAAGCAGGTCTCCAGTGTGCATCTGAACTCTGAGAATGCCTCTACCCAGGTAAGCCAttttttctggatatttttttgAATTTAAGATTGTATTTGACAGAACTTCTAGGAAGGTAACGTGATATAAATACAAGATTTTAGGCAAACAACTGTTAGGATATTTAAAAGATGCAGCTGCTCCAAGAATGTtgatttctctgatttttcaggTGTTTTGATCTCTTCTCCCGTTTTTGTCACCAAGTATAATCCCTAATGCACACAACTGCTGAGAATATACCTAGTGTCCCAGGGATTTGAGCACTGTCTTCCCTCTGTTATGCTCAAAAGTCTTGTTAAggacaaaaaagagagagaataatttatttctaGCATAACTGAAATCTAAGTAGTCTAATCAAAGAATTATCATTAGTCAAGGTCTAGTTATTacagataaagaaagaaaaagacaataaatgAATACCACtgtgaaaaaagtaataataataataataaagttacCTGCACATTTCCTAGTATCCACCACTGTTCCTGGCGTTACACTCAGCCTTCCACCGTCACTCAGGATCCTGCTGTTGATGGCTCCAGTCTGCTAGGGGTTGTTAGGGTGAGTTGTCAGCATCCCCGGTTCTTTCATCAGGAGTACGTAGTTGATGCTGATGGTTTCTGTCTCCTACTTCTGGATCCACTTGGGGTCACATGCTGTAGGTTTGCTAATGCAGTTTTACACCTTGTTCTTTCTTCACTGGTCTGCAAGTTCACTGCTTCATTGGAGTTTAGTAAACATGGCGTGTTTCACAGAAGTTAGATGCTTGTTCTCTGTTACCCTTAAAACCAGTTTTGCTCAGCTCTGGAGCTGCATTTCTTTATCTGACCATCTGAGAGCTGTTTCTGGCCTTGGGATCTCCTGTGCTCTGTCTCTCACTGCCCCACACCTGAATTCAGCCCTGCATCCTGTATCCCACATCTCAAGACCTCTGCTGTCCTACCAGACCTGTATTTCTGCACTCTGCATCATCATGTTATAGGCAGAAGGATTTCATCCTGTGCAGAAGACCTGTATAAATTGATGGCTGTTATCCACAGCCACCTGGTTATCAGAAAAAATGCTATTACAGGCAAACAAGTAAAAACAAAGCTCCAAACAGGTCAACAAAAATTCAGACAAAGCAACCAGACAAGCCCCAGacctgaggccttgcaaactcagtaCACTCCCTATAGCTTGGTACTAGCAGTGCTGTATTGCTGGTCTGCAGGGCTAAGCACCAAGTATTTGCGTGTCAGGTGTCTGATCAGCTTAGACATTTATCTCACCCAATAAGTTAATTCTGCTGCCCTACTCACTGCTACAGGGGAACTTCAGGCTGGGACACACAAGGGAAAGTAAAGCTTAGCCCTTACCACGCAGGGGTGGAGAACCTtgttgtgcttttaatttttaggTGAAGACTGATTATTTCAGAAACACTTCGGCTATAAAAGCAGCGGTGGTTG
The Harpia harpyja isolate bHarHar1 chromosome 12, bHarHar1 primary haplotype, whole genome shotgun sequence genome window above contains:
- the TBL2 gene encoding transducin beta-like protein 2 isoform X3; protein product: MEAAALGGSVLPGALALLLILLLLLAAALRRAAPRGLPAAPPDGPRANGDAAARPEEHRKAKLPARARRDKPQRHSFAHRLLVAALKGHSGSVSCLDFSSSGKYLASCADDRTIRLWSTRDFTAREHRCLRANVGLDHAELVRLSPDSRIAVELTQGENLLPLAFIVWLANGETIRVYKMTKKDDGSFTFTATSGDFPKKHKAPVINIGIAETGKFIMTASSDTTILIWSPKGEVLASINTNQMNNTYAMVSPCGRFVASCGFTPDVKVWEVCFGKNGDFREVARAFELKGHTAGIHSFSFSNDSRRMATVSKDGTWKFWDTDVEYKKQQDPYLLLTGKCEVMEPCRITLSPDARVVAISSGTDIVVYNTRRGEEEERFLAVHGQCITDLAFDTNSRYLASCGDRAIRVFHNTAGHRAVVEEMETMLKKTGNKATRERLEQQISSSRNTLAAIYGKKH
- the TBL2 gene encoding transducin beta-like protein 2 isoform X1, with translation MEAAALGGSVLPGALALLLILLLLLAAALRRAAPRGLPAAPPDGPRANGDAAARPEEHRKAKLPARARRDKPQRHSFAHRLLVAALKGHSGSVSCLDFSSSGKYLASCADDRTIRLWSTRDFTAREHRCLRANVGLDHAELVRLSPDSRAFIVWLANGETIRVYKMTKKDDGSFTFTATSGDFPKKHKAPVINIGIAETGKFIMTASSDTTILIWSPKGEVLASINTNQMNNTYAMVSPCGRFVASCGFTPDVKVWEVCFGKNGDFREVARAFELKGHTAGIHSFSFSNDSRRMATVSKDGTWKFWDTDVEYKKQQDPYLLLTGKCEVMEPCRITLSPDARVVAISSGTDIVVYNTRRGEEEERFLAVHGQCITDLAFDTNSRYLASCGDRAIRVFHNTAGHRAVVEEMETMLKKTGNKATRERLEQQISSSRNTLAAIYGKKH
- the TBL2 gene encoding transducin beta-like protein 2 isoform X2; the protein is MTKKDDGSFTFTATSGDFPKKHKAPVINIGIAETGKFIMTASSDTTILIWSPKGEVLASINTNQMNNTYAMVSPCGRFVASCGFTPDVKVWEVCFGKNGDFREVARAFELKGHTAGIHSFSFSNDSRRMATVSKDGTWKFWDTDVEYKKQQDPYLLLTGKCEVMEPCRITLSPDARVVAISSGTDIVVYNTRRGEEEERFLAVHGQCITDLAFDTNSRYLASCGDRAIRVFHNTAGHRAVVEEMETMLKKTGNKATRERLEQQISSSRNTLAAIYGKKH
- the BCL7B gene encoding B-cell CLL/lymphoma 7 protein family member B isoform X1, which encodes MSGRSVRAETRSRAKDDIKKVMAAIERVRRWEKKWVTVGDTSLRIFKWVPVADSKEKEKSKSSSSSAREPNGFPADTSANSSLLLEFQGAVSADENSNQSSLSDVYQLKVDSSPNSSPSPQQSESMSPAHTSDFRTDDSQPPTLGQETLEEPSLPSSEVADEPPTLTKEEPVPLETQVTEEEEDSGAPPLKRFCADQNSVCHTASES
- the BCL7B gene encoding B-cell CLL/lymphoma 7 protein family member B isoform X2, producing MSGRSVRAETRSRAKDDIKKVMAAIERVRRWEKKWVTVGDTSLRIFKWVPVADSKEKEKSKSSSSSAREPNGFPADTSANSSLLLEFQDENSNQSSLSDVYQLKVDSSPNSSPSPQQSESMSPAHTSDFRTDDSQPPTLGQETLEEPSLPSSEVADEPPTLTKEEPVPLETQVTEEEEDSGAPPLKRFCADQNSVCHTASES